From a region of the Candidatus Brocadia sp. genome:
- the ltrA gene encoding group II intron reverse transcriptase/maturase — protein sequence MLKYHSLRDKVFSLRNLYAAFGHVKKNKGKAGLDRVSIKQFESDLENNLQAIHKELKTAIYNPAPVLRVYIPKGRHGKRPLGIPIVKDRVVQQAFRQIIEPIFEKEFSDNSFGFRPNRCCHDAIKRIEQYKQQGYRNILDADIKAFYDTIPHKLIMNSLREKIADGWVLNSIENMLKAGVMEDGIVHETNQGTPQGGVISPLLANLIGDIIDKELEKAEYKFVRYADDFVVMTKTKEELPAALQYVKEIIEGKLEMKLNEDKTRLTNFKRGFRFLGYNFMGKNKGVSMKSLDKLKDAVRDITKRTQGVNLQAVIDTLNPVIRGHVNYFRLGNVQTVYRSLDCWVRMRLRSFKFSRKWKTDNKRFPVHRFFKMGLLSFEREFLKARAKA from the coding sequence ATGCTTAAGTATCATTCTTTAAGAGACAAGGTATTCAGTCTGAGAAACCTTTATGCGGCTTTTGGGCACGTAAAGAAGAATAAAGGCAAGGCTGGTCTCGACAGGGTAAGTATTAAGCAGTTTGAAAGTGACCTTGAGAATAATCTACAAGCTATTCACAAGGAACTGAAAACCGCCATATACAACCCTGCGCCCGTCTTAAGGGTCTACATTCCCAAAGGCAGGCATGGCAAGAGACCTCTTGGCATTCCCATTGTCAAGGACAGGGTAGTACAGCAGGCGTTCAGACAAATCATAGAGCCAATATTCGAGAAAGAATTCTCGGATAACAGCTTTGGATTTCGTCCAAACAGATGCTGTCATGATGCTATCAAACGGATTGAACAGTATAAGCAGCAAGGGTATCGGAACATTTTGGACGCCGATATAAAGGCGTTCTATGATACCATACCTCACAAGCTTATCATGAACTCCTTGCGTGAGAAAATTGCTGACGGATGGGTGTTGAACAGTATCGAGAACATGCTCAAGGCAGGGGTCATGGAGGACGGCATCGTGCATGAGACAAATCAAGGCACTCCGCAAGGAGGCGTCATATCTCCCTTGCTTGCAAACCTTATCGGTGACATCATCGACAAGGAGCTTGAAAAGGCAGAATATAAATTTGTCCGCTATGCCGATGACTTCGTTGTCATGACTAAAACGAAAGAAGAACTCCCTGCCGCCCTTCAGTACGTCAAGGAAATCATCGAAGGGAAACTTGAAATGAAGCTGAACGAGGATAAAACCAGGCTCACCAACTTCAAACGAGGCTTCCGGTTTCTCGGATATAATTTCATGGGCAAGAACAAGGGTGTAAGCATGAAATCCCTGGACAAACTCAAGGACGCCGTCAGGGACATCACCAAACGCACACAAGGCGTCAACCTGCAAGCCGTCATTGATACATTAAATCCTGTCATAAGGGGACATGTCAACTATTTTCGGCTGGGCAATGTACAAACGGTATATCGCTCGTTAGACTGCTGGGTACGCATGAGACTGAGAAGTTTCAAGTTTTCGAGAAAATGGAAAACTGACAACAAACGTTTCCCGGTACACCGATTCTTTAAGATGGGGTTACTCTCATTTGAAAGAGAATTTCTTAAGGCACGTGCAAAGGCATGA
- a CDS encoding alanine:cation symporter family protein: MGVGGDSPPPYQLGEGDISPFQAVNVALGGTVGVGNIAGVATAIAAGGPGAIFWMWVSGVLGMGTKFFEVALGIHYRRREPGGSMVGGPMTYISCGMGPAWRWFALVFALLGALTAFVIGNMVQSNSVAEGLSYFHIPTWMTGTGLLVFVGLVTIGGIQRIAHVAIVCVPFMCIVYMLGALAIILSNIASMPSALMMIVQDAFRPTTAIGGFAGAALMQTIRYGIAGGVFSNEAGLGSAPIAHATARTDYPVRQAFWGMMEVFVDTIIMCTATALVIILSDAWKSGETGASLTIHGFSSLFGIEAGSAIVAFCMALTAYDTNIAWCFYGETCAAYLLGHGHIVRYTYRFLWLPLVLAGAVVKLDMVWSIADTMNGLMAIPNLIALVVLAPVVVRLIRDFEGTFSRSHGVAGLHKTPHS, from the coding sequence TTGGGGGTTGGAGGCGATTCGCCTCCTCCCTACCAGCTAGGGGAAGGGGATATCAGCCCGTTCCAGGCCGTAAACGTCGCGCTTGGCGGAACGGTGGGGGTTGGGAATATCGCAGGTGTGGCGACGGCTATTGCGGCGGGAGGACCCGGCGCAATCTTCTGGATGTGGGTATCGGGAGTTCTCGGGATGGGCACCAAGTTCTTTGAGGTCGCCCTTGGCATTCACTACCGGAGAAGGGAACCGGGCGGATCGATGGTCGGCGGCCCTATGACGTACATCAGCTGCGGTATGGGTCCGGCATGGAGATGGTTCGCATTGGTATTTGCACTGCTCGGTGCACTGACGGCATTCGTAATCGGGAACATGGTGCAATCGAATTCCGTAGCCGAAGGACTCAGCTATTTTCATATCCCGACCTGGATGACTGGCACAGGACTTCTCGTTTTTGTCGGGCTGGTAACTATTGGCGGGATCCAGAGGATTGCCCACGTGGCTATCGTCTGTGTCCCGTTTATGTGCATCGTTTACATGCTGGGCGCCCTTGCAATTATTTTATCGAATATCGCCTCTATGCCATCCGCACTGATGATGATCGTGCAGGATGCATTCCGGCCAACGACGGCTATCGGGGGATTTGCCGGTGCAGCGCTCATGCAGACGATCCGTTACGGGATTGCCGGAGGTGTTTTCAGCAATGAGGCAGGGCTGGGAAGCGCCCCGATCGCCCACGCAACTGCCAGGACCGATTACCCTGTACGCCAGGCATTCTGGGGTATGATGGAGGTGTTTGTCGATACGATCATCATGTGCACGGCAACGGCGCTCGTAATCATTCTGAGCGACGCCTGGAAATCCGGTGAAACCGGGGCATCATTGACAATTCATGGTTTCTCATCACTGTTTGGCATAGAGGCTGGTTCTGCCATTGTCGCCTTCTGTATGGCGCTCACCGCTTACGACACCAACATTGCCTGGTGCTTTTATGGGGAGACGTGCGCCGCATATCTCCTGGGTCATGGCCACATCGTCAGATATACTTACCGTTTCCTGTGGCTGCCCCTTGTGCTGGCAGGGGCAGTGGTTAAACTGGATATGGTATGGAGTATTGCGGATACCATGAACGGTCTGATGGCAATACCCAACCTCATCGCACTGGTAGTGCTTGCGCCGGTTGTGGTGCGTCTGATCCGTGATTTCGAAGGAACATTTTCCCGTTCTCACGGTGTCGCTGGTCTGCACAAAACCCCTCATTCGTGA
- a CDS encoding P-II family nitrogen regulator gives MKKIVAIVREDRFTMVKDALLDIGYPGMTVTEVKGHGHQKGITEQWRGRTYKTDLLKKIQMEMVVADRDVDTIVQCIVKEAKTGNIGDGKIFISSVDDVVRVRTGERGETAI, from the coding sequence ATGAAGAAGATCGTGGCAATTGTAAGAGAGGATCGGTTTACCATGGTGAAGGACGCCTTATTGGATATCGGATATCCGGGTATGACGGTAACCGAGGTCAAAGGACATGGACATCAAAAGGGCATTACCGAGCAGTGGCGTGGAAGAACGTATAAAACGGATCTCTTGAAGAAAATACAGATGGAGATGGTGGTGGCGGACAGGGACGTTGACACTATCGTGCAATGTATTGTAAAAGAGGCCAAAACAGGGAATATTGGGGACGGGAAGATCTTCATTTCCTCTGTCGATGATGTTGTTCGCGTTCGTACCGGGGAGAGGGGAGAAACCGCCATCTAA
- a CDS encoding phospholipase D-like domain-containing protein, with translation MCVMLLWVSASLHAGDYVSYVPQGSVEERLREGIAYAQQGINLCIHDFAATDVEQELVAARDRGVRVRIVILEQLPGRESGLLTETLIRRGFDIRVHRTPTGNDPVEDFIVLDDRVLITGAYNWLAYRNRNIGNEVQFYYDPERISRHGNTFCRLFAGGDPISYDDSQLKVVATKNSPASPRLSDNPKGGQPILHHGMNKGTMTPVSTPETVAAAPAKDSLDISFEDLDRQFGKRSTLSRAEKKKLWKNFKGKYVRWQGVVVYKGMGRVDWNRVGVSRQDGKKAEVEILFDWRMFDEVVSIKIGNTITYSGKLVSRAGIDAPYRLEDGDIE, from the coding sequence ATGTGTGTAATGCTCCTGTGGGTTTCCGCTTCTTTGCATGCAGGAGATTATGTCTCTTATGTTCCGCAAGGTAGTGTCGAAGAACGCTTGAGGGAGGGGATTGCATATGCACAACAAGGAATCAATCTCTGTATTCACGATTTTGCTGCTACGGACGTCGAACAGGAGTTAGTTGCTGCAAGAGACCGGGGTGTTCGGGTGCGTATCGTAATTTTGGAACAACTCCCTGGCAGGGAAAGTGGTTTGCTGACAGAAACCTTAATCAGGCGAGGATTTGATATCCGGGTACACAGGACGCCAACCGGCAATGACCCGGTGGAGGATTTTATTGTATTAGACGACCGGGTGCTGATAACCGGGGCGTACAATTGGCTTGCTTATCGGAACCGGAACATTGGCAACGAAGTCCAGTTTTATTATGATCCGGAGAGAATCAGCAGGCACGGGAATACCTTTTGTCGTCTGTTTGCCGGGGGAGATCCCATCTCTTATGACGACAGCCAACTGAAGGTTGTTGCCACGAAAAATTCCCCGGCGTCTCCTAGGCTTTCTGATAATCCGAAAGGGGGGCAACCTATTTTGCACCACGGTATGAATAAGGGAACAATGACCCCCGTGAGCACTCCGGAAACTGTCGCGGCAGCGCCGGCAAAAGATTCGCTGGATATTTCTTTTGAGGATCTGGACAGACAATTTGGGAAACGCAGTACATTATCGCGCGCTGAAAAAAAGAAATTGTGGAAAAATTTTAAAGGTAAATATGTGCGATGGCAGGGGGTTGTCGTGTATAAGGGGATGGGGCGGGTAGACTGGAACCGTGTTGGAGTAAGCCGTCAGGACGGTAAGAAGGCAGAAGTGGAGATCCTCTTTGACTGGAGGATGTTTGACGAGGTAGTAAGTATAAAGATAGGAAATACGATTACCTATAGCGGTAAATTGGTATCTCGTGCAGGGATCGACGCCCCGTATCGTTTAGAAGATGGGGATATAGAGTAG
- a CDS encoding NAD(P)H-hydrate dehydratase, producing MVEVKALPDIFPRKPDSHKGDYGRVLVLAGSCGMTGAACLCSSAALRAGAGLVTLGIPESLQGIVASKLTCVMTHPLPETHLKTLSELGRQDILDFSQQFDVVAIGPGLSQYLETKRLVLWLLQSLDCPIVLDADGINALADSPGVLHQVKKQIILTPHPGEMARLMGVSSTQEIQSKRLETCRIFLRGMDRATLVLKGHQTLVVNEERFYVNKTGNPGMATAGAGDVLAGMIAAFIGQKYAPFEAAQLGVYIHGLAGDIAVRETGEMSLIATDILDALPKAFLVYRKTMGL from the coding sequence ATGGTCGAAGTAAAGGCATTGCCAGATATTTTTCCGAGAAAACCAGATAGCCACAAAGGAGACTACGGAAGAGTATTGGTACTGGCAGGTTCCTGTGGGATGACGGGCGCTGCCTGTCTTTGCAGCAGCGCCGCACTGCGCGCCGGGGCAGGGCTGGTAACCCTGGGTATCCCGGAGAGTCTGCAGGGAATTGTGGCATCCAAACTGACCTGCGTTATGACGCATCCCCTCCCGGAAACGCATCTGAAGACCTTGTCCGAGCTGGGTCGTCAGGATATCCTCGACTTTTCGCAACAGTTTGATGTCGTTGCCATTGGCCCCGGCCTGTCCCAATACCTGGAAACGAAACGCCTGGTCCTGTGGCTGCTGCAATCCCTGGATTGCCCTATCGTCCTGGATGCAGATGGTATCAATGCGCTTGCCGACAGTCCCGGTGTATTACATCAGGTAAAAAAGCAGATTATCCTTACGCCGCATCCGGGAGAAATGGCGCGCCTTATGGGAGTATCCTCAACTCAGGAGATTCAGTCGAAACGGTTAGAAACATGCCGGATATTTCTCAGGGGAATGGATAGGGCAACCCTTGTGCTGAAAGGGCATCAGACCCTTGTTGTCAATGAAGAGAGGTTCTATGTAAATAAGACGGGTAATCCCGGCATGGCTACAGCCGGGGCGGGAGATGTCCTGGCCGGGATGATTGCAGCCTTCATTGGGCAAAAATACGCACCCTTTGAAGCAGCTCAGCTGGGGGTGTATATACACGGTTTGGCCGGAGATATTGCGGTGCGGGAGACGGGCGAAATGTCGCTGATTGCTACGGACATCCTGGATGCCTTGCCAAAGGCCTTCTTGGTTTACCGGAAAACAATGGGTCTGTAG
- the larB gene encoding nickel pincer cofactor biosynthesis protein LarB, with translation MDIDVIEQLLENYKIGKVPMHDVLEKIRELPYKDIGFAKVDSHRKIRCGFPEVIFCLGKTPEQVVKIAGHIVAGENDMLATRATREMYEAVSREFPEAVYHEQARTITIRKTRRKPHKGLILIITAGTSDIPVAEEARVTAEIMGNTVRVLYDVGVAGIHRLMKNHSELLKANVIIVVAGMEGALASVVGGLVDCPVIGVPTSIGYGASFSGITPLLSMLNSCASGVSVVNIDNGFGAAYAASLINRTKK, from the coding sequence ATGGATATTGATGTCATAGAACAATTATTGGAAAATTATAAGATCGGGAAGGTGCCAATGCATGACGTCCTGGAAAAGATCCGGGAATTGCCTTACAAGGACATTGGCTTCGCCAAGGTGGACAGTCACCGCAAGATTCGCTGCGGTTTTCCTGAGGTTATTTTTTGCCTGGGGAAGACGCCTGAACAGGTGGTAAAGATTGCAGGGCATATCGTTGCCGGTGAGAATGACATGCTTGCGACCCGCGCAACCAGGGAAATGTACGAGGCTGTTTCCCGTGAGTTTCCGGAGGCCGTTTATCACGAACAGGCAAGAACGATTACGATACGAAAGACCCGCAGAAAACCCCACAAAGGGCTTATCCTGATTATAACGGCCGGCACCTCTGATATCCCCGTTGCCGAGGAGGCAAGGGTAACGGCTGAGATCATGGGCAATACTGTTCGGGTGTTGTATGACGTTGGGGTTGCGGGCATCCACCGGCTCATGAAAAATCATAGCGAATTGCTTAAGGCCAATGTAATCATTGTTGTGGCGGGTATGGAAGGCGCATTGGCAAGTGTGGTAGGCGGTCTGGTGGATTGCCCTGTCATCGGTGTGCCAACGAGTATCGGCTATGGCGCCAGCTTTTCCGGGATTACCCCGCTTTTATCTATGCTGAATAGTTGTGCCTCCGGTGTTTCCGTTGTGAATATTGACAATGGCTTTGGGGCTGCTTATGCCGCCTCGCTGATCAACCGGACAAAAAAATAA
- the lipA gene encoding lipoyl synthase — translation MRPPWLKVKLPSGKNFTEIKSILREEQLHTVCEEALCPNIGECFEQRTATFLILGDICSRQCGFCAVRKGQPSVADAGEPQRIAAAILKMKLTYVVITSVTRDDLSDGGASVYAEVITLIRKHIKDCKVEVLIPDFAGSSAALESVIYARPDVINHNVETVSRLYLQVRPTANYRRSLRILEQIHQKDPSLGIKSGFMVGLGETWDEILGVMRDIRNAHCDTLTIGQYLSPRGNALPIHRYYTPDEFERLRLEGERMGFHHVASGPLVRSSYHAKMQFKNRGG, via the coding sequence ATGCGTCCCCCTTGGCTGAAAGTAAAGCTACCGTCAGGGAAAAATTTCACTGAGATAAAAAGCATTCTACGGGAAGAACAACTTCATACCGTATGTGAAGAGGCGCTATGTCCAAACATTGGCGAGTGTTTTGAACAGCGGACGGCGACCTTTTTAATACTGGGGGATATCTGCAGCAGACAATGCGGGTTTTGTGCGGTCAGGAAGGGACAGCCATCCGTAGCCGATGCAGGTGAACCACAGCGAATCGCGGCAGCCATTTTAAAGATGAAACTTACCTATGTCGTAATAACCTCCGTGACAAGGGACGACCTGTCTGATGGTGGCGCATCAGTTTACGCCGAGGTAATCACCCTTATTCGGAAACATATCAAAGATTGTAAAGTCGAAGTTTTAATACCGGATTTTGCCGGATCATCAGCCGCATTGGAATCGGTAATTTATGCCCGTCCGGACGTAATAAATCACAACGTGGAAACAGTATCCCGCCTTTATTTGCAGGTAAGGCCGACGGCCAATTACCGGCGGTCCCTCAGGATATTGGAACAGATACACCAGAAAGATCCCTCATTAGGAATAAAATCAGGTTTTATGGTAGGATTGGGTGAGACTTGGGATGAAATACTTGGTGTTATGAGGGACATAAGGAATGCGCATTGTGATACGCTTACGATCGGACAATATTTGAGCCCGAGAGGCAACGCCCTGCCGATCCATCGCTATTATACACCGGACGAATTCGAAAGGCTCAGGTTGGAGGGGGAGCGAATGGGATTTCATCATGTAGCATCAGGGCCGCTGGTGCGGAGTTCCTATCATGCGAAGATGCAATTCAAGAATAGAGGGGGCTGA
- a CDS encoding phosphatidylinositol 4-kinase yields the protein MIEKSIFEKGVKEGIFGSIKDREIDHIEYDRWMGGPRGPEKIIFKDGSAVIFKCDIRHYWMADNPDTAIREAIVYQIDKIVGLGLVPKTMVIDDMIGNVQYDGSVQDWIKNAKDGYQIERFTDEERKDYERLRVFDFIIGNSDRHLGNVLFTDDGRVYAIDHNASLIISSDDDILSFPDAVVLFFSKNVVHDMPHIVEIIEKFHANKDKILDLINTYVQDNTEMAKLMVESRINYLYTMLKKDKPFPRKYREWRNALNEEISCILRRNKG from the coding sequence ATGATAGAGAAAAGTATTTTCGAAAAAGGCGTCAAAGAAGGGATCTTTGGCTCGATCAAGGACAGAGAGATAGACCATATAGAATATGACCGATGGATGGGGGGCCCGCGCGGTCCGGAGAAGATTATATTTAAGGATGGAAGCGCCGTAATATTCAAGTGTGATATCCGACATTACTGGATGGCTGATAATCCGGATACCGCAATCCGGGAAGCGATTGTTTATCAAATTGATAAGATTGTGGGTCTGGGACTTGTGCCTAAAACAATGGTGATTGATGATATGATTGGCAATGTGCAGTATGATGGCTCGGTTCAGGACTGGATTAAAAACGCCAAGGATGGGTATCAGATTGAGAGATTTACGGATGAAGAGAGGAAAGATTATGAACGATTGCGGGTCTTTGATTTTATCATCGGGAATAGCGACAGGCATTTAGGAAATGTGTTATTTACCGATGACGGAAGGGTGTACGCTATCGACCACAATGCATCCCTCATTATTAGCAGTGATGACGATATATTGTCTTTTCCGGATGCAGTCGTACTGTTTTTTAGTAAAAATGTCGTTCATGATATGCCACATATCGTTGAAATCATAGAAAAATTTCATGCGAATAAAGACAAAATCCTGGATTTAATCAATACCTACGTGCAGGATAACACTGAGATGGCAAAACTTATGGTAGAGTCGAGGATTAATTATTTGTATACTATGCTGAAAAAAGACAAGCCGTTTCCCAGAAAATATCGGGAGTGGCGGAATGCTTTGAATGAAGAAATCTCCTGTATTCTCAGGAGAAATAAGGGATAA
- the lipB gene encoding lipoyl(octanoyl) transferase LipB, with protein sequence MARSGLLLQLDTVEYGDAWELQKALLEARISDTIEDCLVLLQHPPTFTYGRRYKEGALISNRDYYEKNGFAVYKTDRGGLATYHGPGQAVGYSVIKMSAYTGDYYQYLRMLEEVMIRTLSGFDIEAERREGYTGVWVNGEKIGFIGVRMALGYTMHGFSLNVNNDTSPFRLITPCGIQGIRVASLQTVAKKNVSVKAVYREITKCYSDVFQVQMTAIGIKAMMQRLGVINNMVKV encoded by the coding sequence ATGGCGCGAAGCGGTCTTCTCCTCCAACTGGATACGGTGGAGTATGGTGATGCCTGGGAATTACAAAAGGCGCTGCTTGAAGCGAGAATTTCTGATACGATAGAAGATTGCCTTGTCTTGCTTCAGCATCCCCCTACTTTTACCTATGGACGCAGATATAAAGAGGGCGCTTTAATCTCAAACAGGGATTATTACGAAAAGAATGGTTTTGCCGTTTATAAAACTGACCGGGGTGGATTAGCCACCTATCATGGCCCAGGCCAGGCAGTTGGTTATTCCGTGATAAAAATGTCGGCGTATACGGGCGACTACTATCAATATCTCCGGATGCTTGAAGAGGTCATGATTAGGACATTGTCGGGCTTTGACATTGAAGCTGAGCGAAGAGAAGGATATACGGGTGTCTGGGTGAACGGAGAAAAGATTGGGTTTATTGGAGTTCGGATGGCATTGGGCTACACCATGCACGGATTCTCATTGAACGTGAACAATGATACATCTCCTTTTCGGCTCATTACTCCCTGTGGAATTCAGGGAATAAGGGTTGCTTCACTTCAGACGGTAGCCAAAAAAAACGTAAGTGTAAAAGCTGTTTACCGTGAGATTACAAAGTGCTATTCGGATGTGTTTCAGGTACAGATGACCGCAATCGGAATAAAGGCTATGATGCAGCGGTTAGGGGTTATAAACAATATGGTGAAGGTGTAA
- a CDS encoding 2-oxo acid dehydrogenase subunit E2, with protein MPVDVIMPQMGESVAEGTITRWLVHEGDRIEKEQPIVEISTDKIDTEIPAPTSGIVKKIYYPEGKTLPVQTVIAQIEAVETREGVISAVGANGRSPLPVTAKKAEAVTAVKEIERAAEREKRYSPLVRRLAKEYAVNLEEIKGSGEGGRVTKKDIMDYLSSRPGAGSAVPPAETGQKIYEKEIFIPLSPKRKITADRMVQSKRTAAHVTTVFEVDMTKVVKYRDLNKDGMTREEEIHLTYLPFITLATARALKEHPLMNASWKEEGIVQKNTINVGIAVSLEDGLIVPVIKDADKKDLVQLAKDIQDIAGRARTKKLKPEEVQEGTFTITNYGLNGSLFGTPVILLPQVAILGVGAVVKRPVVVDDAIAIRSMMYLSLSFDHRVMDGANADAFLRTIKERLEKWEVSAYGAKRSSPPTGYGGVW; from the coding sequence ATGCCGGTGGATGTGATTATGCCGCAGATGGGAGAGAGTGTCGCAGAAGGGACTATTACCAGGTGGCTGGTGCACGAGGGAGACAGGATTGAGAAGGAACAACCCATCGTTGAAATCAGCACCGACAAGATTGATACCGAGATACCTGCGCCAACAAGCGGCATCGTGAAAAAGATTTATTATCCTGAAGGGAAGACCCTTCCGGTACAAACGGTGATTGCTCAAATTGAAGCTGTGGAAACAAGAGAAGGCGTGATTAGCGCTGTAGGGGCGAACGGCCGTTCGCCCCTGCCTGTAACTGCAAAAAAGGCTGAAGCCGTTACGGCGGTAAAAGAAATTGAAAGGGCAGCCGAAAGAGAAAAACGATATTCACCTCTGGTGAGGAGATTGGCTAAAGAATATGCGGTAAATCTGGAAGAGATAAAGGGCTCGGGTGAAGGGGGGCGGGTTACGAAAAAAGATATTATGGATTACCTGTCTTCACGACCAGGTGCCGGCAGCGCTGTCCCGCCTGCGGAAACGGGACAAAAAATTTATGAGAAGGAAATATTTATTCCTCTAAGCCCAAAACGAAAAATTACCGCTGACAGGATGGTCCAAAGCAAACGGACCGCTGCCCATGTGACAACGGTGTTTGAAGTCGATATGACAAAGGTCGTAAAGTATCGTGACCTGAACAAGGACGGTATGACGCGAGAGGAGGAGATTCATCTTACGTATCTGCCGTTTATAACCTTGGCTACCGCACGCGCCCTCAAGGAACATCCTCTCATGAATGCCTCATGGAAAGAAGAAGGCATTGTTCAGAAGAACACGATCAATGTCGGGATTGCAGTATCCCTGGAAGATGGGTTAATCGTTCCGGTAATAAAGGATGCTGATAAAAAAGATCTTGTGCAATTAGCAAAGGATATTCAGGATATTGCCGGGCGTGCGCGCACAAAAAAGTTAAAACCCGAAGAGGTGCAGGAGGGGACGTTTACCATCACGAATTACGGTCTTAATGGAAGCCTGTTTGGCACACCCGTTATCTTACTGCCTCAGGTTGCAATCCTGGGTGTTGGGGCAGTCGTCAAAAGACCTGTTGTGGTAGACGATGCCATTGCGATCCGATCGATGATGTATCTCAGCCTTTCGTTTGATCATCGGGTTATGGATGGGGCCAATGCCGATGCGTTTCTTCGTACGATAAAAGAGAGATTGGAAAAATGGGAGGTTTCAGCCTATGGCGCGAAGCGGTCTTCTCCTCCAACTGGATACGGTGGAGTATGGTGA
- a CDS encoding alpha-ketoacid dehydrogenase subunit beta, which produces MKEITYLEAIKEALDEEMARDAGVFILGEDVGVYGGAFRVTEGLFNKYGEWRVLDTPLSESGFTGAAIGAALVGMRPVVEMQFADFISCAFDQLVNVAAKNHYRWGGATPIVIRAPYGGNIHGGAFHSQCIEGFFFNVPGLKIVAPSTAYDAKGLLKASIRDNDPVIYCEHKYLYRRIKDSVPEEDYVVPIGKARTALEGKDVSIITYGAMIHTALEAAQTLRQNGISCEVIDLRTILPLDKKAIFDTVKKTNKVAVLHEQTKTGGVGAEVSALINEYCFDFLDAPIIRIAALDTPVPYSAQMEEAFLPQTKDVISAVEKLMRY; this is translated from the coding sequence ATGAAGGAAATTACCTATCTTGAAGCAATCAAAGAGGCATTGGATGAAGAGATGGCGCGTGACGCCGGCGTATTTATTTTGGGCGAGGACGTGGGGGTATACGGCGGTGCGTTTCGGGTAACAGAAGGTCTTTTCAATAAATATGGTGAATGGCGTGTTCTCGACACCCCGCTGTCAGAATCTGGTTTTACCGGCGCTGCCATTGGTGCAGCGCTTGTGGGAATGCGGCCTGTCGTAGAGATGCAGTTTGCCGATTTTATCTCCTGTGCATTTGATCAGCTGGTAAATGTAGCCGCAAAGAATCATTATCGTTGGGGGGGCGCTACTCCCATTGTTATACGAGCGCCATACGGAGGAAATATCCATGGCGGGGCATTTCATTCACAGTGTATTGAGGGATTCTTTTTTAATGTGCCAGGTCTAAAGATCGTTGCCCCTTCTACTGCATATGACGCAAAAGGTTTGCTAAAGGCATCCATACGTGATAACGATCCTGTTATCTATTGTGAACACAAATATCTTTACCGTCGCATTAAAGATTCTGTTCCTGAAGAAGATTACGTTGTTCCTATAGGAAAGGCGAGAACTGCCCTGGAGGGCAAGGATGTCTCGATTATCACATACGGGGCAATGATTCATACCGCGCTTGAAGCGGCACAGACGCTCAGACAAAATGGAATTTCCTGTGAAGTTATTGATTTGAGAACAATTTTACCGTTAGATAAAAAAGCAATCTTTGATACGGTAAAAAAAACAAACAAGGTCGCCGTACTGCATGAACAAACGAAGACGGGGGGTGTTGGGGCAGAAGTCTCTGCCTTAATTAACGAGTATTGCTTTGATTTTTTGGATGCGCCTATTATCCGCATTGCAGCCCTGGATACCCCGGTGCCTTACAGCGCACAGATGGAAGAGGCCTTCCTGCCTCAGACAAAGGATGTTATTTCTGCAGTAGAGAAATTAATGCGTTATTAA